From Bombina bombina isolate aBomBom1 chromosome 1, aBomBom1.pri, whole genome shotgun sequence:
tatatatatatgtatatataatatgtatgtatatatatatatatatatatatatatatgtgtgcatataatatgtatgtatatatatatgtgtgtatataatatgtatgtatatatatatatgtgtgtatataatatgtatgtatatatatatgtgtatataatatgtatatatatatatatatatatatatatatatatatatatatatatgctgcggGTAAAGTTAGATAttgtgtaatcctaggattactcaggtaaaatggacattacccaagcggcagtGGATAAAGCTCAAtctatgatcataaatcccctacGAGTGTGGAGTCACcgtatcaaacatatatagcatgcgctgtaattcccccatcttcattatcttttttgcctccgcctgtggGGTACAAGGGGGGCAAACCTCATTCCTCaaagttcacttggggtggatgccagaggatggtTGGGGTACATTCCTTGAACTCCCTAggtggaggcaaaagaaatagtgtaaatgggggaattacagtacatcgggttTTACCCACAGtcacttgggtaatgtctgttttacccaggtaatcctaaaattacccgtattcttactttacccgtagcatatatatatatatatatatataaaaaaacatggtATTATGTGTATATTATGTCTCCCTAAGGAAAAAAAGGGGCAATCagatgatatacacacacacacacacacacacatatatatatatatatatatatatatatatatatatatatatatatatatatatatatatatatagtatgctcCTCTCCCCTAACAGAGATGTTGATgttttccttatcagccagtgaacagtCTGTCCCTTGGGATGAGTTGTGTACAAATATGCATTTCCTGTTTCAaaatcaatttaaacagctttagtTTAGGTATTTAATGACCACTTTTTCATATGTATAATCAGATTCTGTTTGCTTTCTCTTTAAGTAACTAACAATCATTTTTGCAGGGTCGGTAAAGGATGAATCAGTTCAGCGTGATGATGGTTTTACAGCTTTTGTTCCTGACTTCCTGCATTAACAGCATGGCCCCAGCCAACATAAGTCTGCGCACGTTCATTGGTTGTGCTGTCCGAGAATTTACCTTCTTGGCCAAGAAGCCGGGTTGTAAGGGCCTTCGTATTACCACTGATGCATGCTGGGGACGCTGTGAAACCTGGGAGGTGAGATAGTTGTATTTAGAAGATGATAACTCAAATATAAAACAAGAATAAACTATTTCTGACATATGTAATAATGATAAACATAACAattttataacaaaaaaatatttgagGTCTATTAACACATTTTTGAGTTATACCATCTGCAAACCTCCAAGGGGTCAATAACAACCCTTTTCAAATGATTTGTCTACAAATATCCTCATAGACATTAATGGTGGTTTCCTGTAGAAAAacaatagaaacatttttctaTAAGAATTGTGATTTACCTCCAAGTCAGCTAGTTATACAGTTATCATTTGCAAGTCTTTGCAAGTCTGTCCAAGTCAGGTGCATTCCTCATACATCAAGTCAGCTACGCTTCGAAGTTCAAGCCTATTGAGATGAACATGTCAGAAACTGGGGTATTCAACTTGCACAGTTATTATCTACTGATATTACTATAGtcaaagggacggtaaacacctggagatttttatataatatgtttagttatgtgcaatgaaacaactttgcaatcaactttcattatttattttgcccctctcCATGGAATTTAGCTCTGAACAGTgttgattttctaattctcagaagatGAAATACACACTGCTGACTTCtgaagactaaccctgctacatatctgtcttttATTGGCTTTAACTGGTACCAACTGCAAAACATTGCACTATAGACTGAAATAATGACTGTGGTTAGCCTttttgtcagctgcagactcaagcttAGACTGGCTACTTCAAATATGGCAAATAGTGGATGGAATTTAGCTATTGGAAAATAATTTCAATACTGGggatttgatatttttttccaaaaaatattcTGACATGGCTAGAAAATAAATGCCATCCATGTGAAAGAGCAGGATTTTcctaaaaaaaagaagttaaatttaaatttattttggatacCAGTAGCAGTtctgcactaaatggcaggaagtacctattaaccaattagCATTAAAAGGAAGTTCCTATCCGCCAATGAGCATTGGAAGGAAGCAAAATGGGAGACAGTTGTATTAGTTTAAATGTTTTTCTACAGGTAACAGAACATTTTTGAATACAGTGTCCCttcatgaactaaattaatccttatTTATCAatatgtttaacaaatacaggagtCATTCATTTTaaggccatttaaaaaaacaaaaaggagagTTAATTAAAGTGGCATTAAAGTTTTAGTCAGTGCATTACaaacaacaatatatttttttattgattatataaaaaatatacaaatataaattacCTCTACAAACTTACTCTTTACTTAGAGATTTTTTTTCAGTATATGATGTATGAGTTGCTCATCCAATCATCAAGTTAGCCACACGGCACTTTGAAAATAATCTATGCACGCTGTGAAGGCCAGGAAACCGTTGTGTGGTGTTACTAAAAGAGAACTACCGTTGACATAATTATAAATAGTGAATTAGCGCTTGTGTTCTGATTCGCTGTTTACTCAAACCTGTAATAACTGCATAGATAGGTATTGCACATACATTAACAAGGCAGTTTTGTAAGAGCTTTCATTTACCatcaaaattaacaaaaatatagaCAGAACGATGCAGATTCAGAACATTCTGACAATAAAAAAGCAggtattacattaaaataaatagcaGTGAATTCAAACTAAATTAATAATACTACATAAAAAAGTAATATTATGTATAAATTAGTcatttgaaattattatttttttaaaattaaattagatttttaatttaatattaattttaatttggaATGTAATGTTTTTAATTGTATCTTTAACACACTATTATTgtgttttcatttaaagggacataaaaaatcaaaattgaactttcGTCATTCAGGAAGAGTATAGCATTTAAAATAgaacactctgtctgaatcatgaaagtttaataaatacaaaatgtcATTGTTTAATTAGAAATATTCAGTTTTTAATTGCTTTACGTCCATATACAGTGTGACTGTGTTGTATATAAATGTTTTgcttcccttaaaggaccagtcaacaaatgcaagataacaagacaatgcaatagcacttagtcagaacttaaaatgaatagtagattttttttctgacagttttgaaagttatgcctatttccactcccctgtaccatgtgccagccatcagccactcacaaatgcatacatgtaccatgtgacagccatcagccactcacaaatgcatacatgtaccgtgtgacagccatcagccactcacaaatgcatacacgtaccatgtgacagccatcagccaatcacaaatgcatacatgtaccgtatgacagccatcagacactcacaaatgcatacacgtaccatgtggcagccatcagccaatcacaaatgcatacatgtaccgtgtgacagccatcagacactcacaaatgcatacacgtaccatgtgacagccatcagccactcacaaatgcatacatgtaccgtgtgacagccatcagacactcacaaatgcatacaggtaccgtgtgacagccatcagacactcacaaatgcatacacgtaccatgtgacagccatcagacactcacaaatgcatacacgtaccatgtgacagccatcagacactcacaaatgcatacacgtaccatgtgacagccatcagacactcacaaatgcatacacgtaccatgtgacagccatcagacactcacaaatgcatacacgtaccatgtgacagccatcagccactcacaaatgcatacatgtaccgtgtgacagccatcagacactCACAAATGCATACAGGTACCGTGTGACAGCCATTAGAcactcacaaatgcatacatgtaccgtgtgacagccatcagacactcacaaatgcatacacgtaccatgtgacagccatcagacactcacaaatgcatacacgtaccatgtgacagccatcagacactcacaaatgcatacatgtttattctgtgaattcttgcacatgctaagtaggagctggtgactcaaaaagtttaaatttaaaaagactgtgcactttttttaaatgaaattcaattggaaagttgtttaaaatggcacgctctatctgaataatgaaagtaaaattttgacttgagtgtccctttaaacattctgtACTGACTGTTTGTGTTTCCTCTACCAGAAGCCTATTTTAGACCCTCCGTACATTGATTCACATCACAGAGTCTGCACCTACAATGAGACCAAACTGGTGACTGTAAAGCTACCAAACTGTATCCCAGACGTGGATCCTTTCTTTACGTATCCTGTGGCCATTAGATGTGACTGTGGTGTTTGTTCCACATCAAGCACTGAGTGTGAGACCATCTGAGGATAACCGCAGTTACCACGCTGTCTAAGGGCTTGTGCAATGGCGTTGCATCTGAGAGTGACAAAATAACTTTCTTGTTGAACAATTAGTACTATTAAGTAATCACAGACATTATATACAACAGTTTCACTAAGAATGTACTCACATTTTCCTAtacatatatttcattttttttatttctggggtgGTTGGGgtggggat
This genomic window contains:
- the GPHB5 gene encoding glycoprotein hormone beta-5 yields the protein MNQFSVMMVLQLLFLTSCINSMAPANISLRTFIGCAVREFTFLAKKPGCKGLRITTDACWGRCETWEKPILDPPYIDSHHRVCTYNETKLVTVKLPNCIPDVDPFFTYPVAIRCDCGVCSTSSTECETI